A stretch of DNA from Kwoniella mangroviensis CBS 8507 chromosome 1 map unlocalized Ctg01, whole genome shotgun sequence:
CCGAAGAAAGCATTTTAGTTTCTACCACCCCGACAGGATCGTCTGGAGAAGCAAAGggggagatgaaggaagaggataaacCGAAATTACGTATATTCGATAGAAAAGATGGATCGTGTTTGCAAACGTTCACAGGGCACGATACCGGTGGGTTAGCTAGATGGGCAATGGGTTGGGGGTATGGAGAAAGTACGGTATTGGCTGGAGatagggaaggaaggatttGGGGCTGGAACGTTTTGGATGTGAGTCAACTGAGATTTTCCATTGGATCTATATATCGATATAAAAGTTCAAGCAAGAACAAGGTAAGGaatggaaagagaaggatggaaggaaaggaagatagaGATCGCTGGGACGGGAACGAAAGCGATCCACTTACTAGATGTGTATCGCGATGGTTGAACAGAGAGCATGAGAAGATAGAGCTGACTTGATGTTTTGACCATAGGCCaaatctcttccttctcatcctaAACAAGTTCACAAGAAACAAATTACCTGTCTAGAGATAAATCCAAGAGGTAAAGAGATGATCACATCTTCCTTGGACGGTACCATCAAAGTATGGCACAAATAATGGATCAAGATGCAAGACGTACCTCATACTTCcagaaagcgaaagaatGGATTCAATTGTAATTGTCTATCAATAGTATTCGATAATCAAGATCTCCGATGGTCTGGTGGTTGAACagatctgatccatcatTCAATACGAATTTTTGACTAAAGAATAAACATGAGCTGATAAGACCAAAAGTTGAACAAGCCAATCAACAGACAAGTCGATGTAGAGTACTGGCGTAGATCACAATGTCGCATTGTTTATCTCGTGCATGACATCCGTCCGGATTGACCGTAAATATTATAGACCAAAATAGATACATACCACTCACCCAGCTTATACCGTACATAATATTCGTGACCATCGAGTCATGTAGCATCAATGAAGTCAAAATAAAAAAACATATCCATGCATAGAATAATTGAAGATCTGAATttgcagatgatgatgaacaagataCAAAAATTCGGTttctttcactcttttccctttcctccacCAACTACAAGATACATCCGCTATTTTCGATCTTTCATTTGCTTCGAAGagagatcaatatgatatcaTCTGTTTTAACCAACCGACTAATACCTCCTACctcctaccacctcttccccctcctcctccagaaTTTCCATTCCTAGGTTGATAAGCGGAATTCCCACCTCCATAAGGATtgtatcctcctcttcccgCACCTCCCgcacctcctgctcctcctgctcctccgGTTCCTCCATACCCACCATACCCTCcttgaggtggtggagcgcCGTAGGCTGGTCTGGGATGTGCACCATAGGGGTTAGGTGGCGGAGCGGCGTATGGGTTGGTATTACgtgctggtggtggattgTACGCGCCTATGGATAATCAATCAGGAATCAGGAATTAGTGAGTGTGTCTGATGcagaagattgaaagatacATGGGTAATGAAGCTCGGGATAATTGAATGAATAAATTACTCACTATAAGCTGATCCACCTCCGTAACCTCCATATCCCCCCTGACCCGGTGCAGAGTACGCACTACCCGCGGGTGCACCTCCATATCCTCCATAACCGCCTCCATATCCACCGtaaggtgcaggtgcaggtggaggagcgtTATATCCACCAtaccctcctccaccttttCCATACGAAGGTCGAGGTGGGTTATAAGCATTTCCGGGTGGAGCATAACCtccaccatatccacctgaagaagggGCAGCACCATGACGTGCCAAGTCATGTTGGCTGGGCGCAGGATACCCATTAGTCGATCTAGGTTGGGGAGTCTGATggaatccacctctacccaTTCCAGGTCCACCGGTCCTATTATCTCCTCCACTCTGTCTTGGTCCTCTCCTATGACCtccgccaccaccacctccgcGTCGGACCCAGTCTTTATCGCTCTCGTTCAACCTCGACGGACCAGGTTTGTACTGTGGTAAGATGACGGATCGATGTGGATGGGCTTGTTTAGGGAAGTAGTATCGAACAGAGATAGAGTTGTTATTGGTCAAATCGGGGCATTCTTCTATTTCTGGTATGGGAGTTTCGAATGTCGAGTAAGGGATGTAATTCGGTACAGCTAGGATAGACCCAGTGGCTCCGTCAGACTGTTTGGGGTTGAGTGGGACGGGCTGGGCGTAAAGAAGAGTCAGCACTGTAGCATTCTCGTATGGTAGGACGCCATCGACAGTCTGTGACCATCTCTCGCCATATTCCCCAATCATAAAAACGCAATGTtggacaactcaccatgtGGACATCCTTGAGTTTCAACCCATACATCTCCGAGCAAACCTCGCTCAACCCATATTCCTGCTGATTCGACACAAACATGATATTGTCTCCCCACCTATTCCTAATCCTTTCTTCTGGCTTCAGATCCTTCTCTTTGCTTTCTAACGCAGCAAGTAATCGATCTTGGTCGATGAACGGTAAGAGGGCAACACCCTGCCATGCCATCTTCTTACCATTCATGTCGATCTCGAAATCTTCGGGATAGAAATCTAAGATTGGGGAATCTTCGTTTATCATTAATTCTTGTAACGGTTCAGGTAAATGTATTCGACTGTAATATcagaaaggtgatatatTAGCTTACGTCCTATGAAGTGATACAGTGTATGCTGGATTGCAATAGATATTGTTGTGGTACGATTATATCATGATGAGTATGTTAAGACAAAAAGGAAACCAGACTCACCTCGCAGCGGGGAACACACCCAGCAGCTGGGCAAAGGGTTTGAACGGTTCACTGATCTCAAATTCAATCTTGAATTGACCGATATCTTTGAAGTCCTGAGCGAAGGGTGCATAGTGATATGGATAGAACCAATCCCAAGCAGGTACACCTTGGTAATAGTATTCCAAAACCCAACATAATCCTTCCATGTACGATTTTGTTATCCTATATGAGGCGTTATATCAGCTAACAATTCGATGCGTAACGATTGGTAGCACCCAAGGAGACCAAGGTATAACCGAcaaagaatgggaatggagaaGACCCAACTTACTGCTGTATGAACTCAGTGTCCGATAACGAGACCCCAAACTTCTTCTCGTAGTATCTTTCTCTATATCCAGGTTCCCAAAGcttcacatcatcctcatatccatcaaccgTACCATCGGGATTGACCTTGAGTTTCTTCTTGGGGATAGGTTGATCGGCCTCAGGATTAGGTggagcatcatcatcatcatccgacgAGCTACTTGACGactcgtcatcctcttctgcttcttcctcatcattctcgtCCGCTTtggtcctcttcctcttataAGGTCTATTAGGCGATTCGTCCACTCCTTCATCTAGTTCAATCGTTTCATCACCAATAGGggcttcaccttcatcttcatcggtgACCAAAGCGGGCTGTAcgatctcctcatccacaccttcatcttcaccttgttcttccaatatcTCCTTAGCTGGGTCTTTGAGTAtctgttctttctcctcatcttcggtGTTCTCCACCGTGACAGTTTCAGGTTCAGCATCACCACCTAAcaattcagctttgagagCTTCAGCCGCGCTGAGATTGGCCATCCGTATAGCTCTCCTATTCTTCACGATATCAGAGTTGGACGCTGTATTCGACATAGCTTTTTTGACCGCGTCCGTTTGCGTCTTATCGGCTTCTTCTTTGGGTACAAGGTCAAATGCTGGTCTGGTAGGCAACGATGGATGTAAAGGACCTCCTCGGGCTGTAAGGGCAGGTTGGACAGCTACGTATTCCTGTCCGTTCAATTGCATTGTCCCCTTGGGTGGAGAATCGAACCGGGTATGCTGTCCTCCTCCATTACCCTTAGCCTCATTCTGTCGACGATGGTCATCTATCCGTCTTCGCTTGGAATGATGTTCCTGTCGTTCCTCATCTACAAAGATGACAAACGAGATCAGCTATGTCTCTCAAATCCTCAAAGAAACGCCAGcttaccttccttcctcttctggaatatctcatcttcattcttagCCAATCCCTCCAGTATGACCTGTGCACGATCCAAATTGACCTTTCCATGATTCGTCAAGTACCCTCCCATCCTGGGTAACTCCGCTCTCCAAATCTTGA
This window harbors:
- a CDS encoding 5'-3' exoribonuclease 2 — its product is MGVPALFRWLSKKYPKIVNRVVEDTPKKVRTQDGEIEEIPVQYDGPNPNGFEVDNLYLDMNGIVHPCTHPEGKPAPETEAEMMVEIFKYTERVVNMTRPRKVLMMAIDGVAPRAKMNQQRSRRFRAAQEAADKAEEKREAIKMFEAMGHTVSEETQNQKHWDTNAITPGTPFMNLLSISLKYWVSHKLSTDPGWKNLKVILSDSSVPGEGEHKIMDWIRRQRSHSTWDANTSHVIYGLDADLIMLSLATHEPHFRVLREDVFAQGNKGPQPCKNCGQTGHLTANCIGEKKAKDPNVVEVAKPVDPKPFILLDVSCLREYLAVELNVPGVPFPFDHELAIDDWIFMIFFVGNDFLPHLPSLEIREGAIDVLLKIWRAELPRMGGYLTNHGKVNLDRAQVILEGLAKNEDEIFQKRKEDEERQEHHSKRRRIDDHRRQNEAKGNGGGQHTRFDSPPKGTMQLNGQEYVAVQPALTARGGPLHPSLPTRPAFDLVPKEEADKTQTDAVKKAMSNTASNSDIVKNRRAIRMANLSAAEALKAELLGGDAEPETVTVENTEDEEKEQILKDPAKEILEEQGEDEGVDEEIVQPALVTDEDEGEAPIGDETIELDEGVDESPNRPYKRKRTKADENDEEEAEEDDESSSSSSDDDDDAPPNPEADQPIPKKKLKVNPDGTVDGYEDDVKLWEPGYRERYYEKKFGVSLSDTEFIQQITKSYMEGLCWVLEYYYQGVPAWDWFYPYHYAPFAQDFKDIGQFKIEFEISEPFKPFAQLLGVFPAASRIHLPEPLQELMINEDSPILDFYPEDFEIDMNGKKMAWQGVALLPFIDQDRLLAALESKEKDLKPEERIRNRWGDNIMFVSNQQEYGLSEVCSEMYGLKLKDVHMPVPLNPKQSDGATGSILAVPNYIPYSTFETPIPEIEECPDLTNNNSISVRYYFPKQAHPHRSVILPQYKPGPSRLNESDKDWVRRGGGGGGGHRRGPRQSGGDNRTGGPGMGRGGYGGGYAPPGNAYNPPRPSYGKGGGGYGGYNAPPPAPAPYGGYGGGYGGYGGAPAGSAYSAPGQGGYGGYGGGSAYSAYNPPPARNTNPYAAPPPNPYGAHPRPAYGAPPPQGGYGGYGGTGGAGGAGGAGGAGRGGYNPYGGGNSAYQPRNGNSGGGGGRGGRR